A single genomic interval of Daucus carota subsp. sativus chromosome 1, DH1 v3.0, whole genome shotgun sequence harbors:
- the LOC135148303 gene encoding small polypeptide DEVIL 14 yields the protein MASNSIPVGCSKLRRCSKQIRQQRARLYIIWRCTVLLLNWQD from the coding sequence ATGGCCTCGAATTCGATCCCCGTTGGATGCTCAAAGCTGCGGCGTTGCTCGAAACAGATTCGACAGCAGAGAGCTAGACTTTACATCATATGGAGGTGCACGGTCCTTCTTCTGAACTGGCAAGATTAA